A region from the Eublepharis macularius isolate TG4126 chromosome 13, MPM_Emac_v1.0, whole genome shotgun sequence genome encodes:
- the KCTD10 gene encoding BTB/POZ domain-containing adapter for CUL3-mediated RhoA degradation protein 3, with protein sequence MEEMSGETVVSSTTVPAAATRTTSFKGASPSSKYVKLNIGGALYYTTMQTLTKQDTMLKAMFSGRMEVLTDSEGWILIDRCGKHFGTILSYLRDGAVPLPESRREIEELLAEAKYYLVQGLVDECQVALQNKDVYEPFCKVPIITSSKEEQKLIATSNKPAVKLLYNRSNNKYSYTSNSDDNMLKNIELFDKLSLRFNGRVLFIKDVIGDEICCWSFYGQGRKIAEVCCTSIVYATEKKQTKVEFPEARIYEETLNILLYEAQDGRGPDNALLEATGGAAGRSHHLEEDEERERIERFRRIHVKRPDDRAHLHQ encoded by the exons GAAGAGATGTCTGGAGAAACCGTGGTGAGTAGTACAACGGTGCCGGCAGCTGCAACTCGCACCACCTCCTTCAAAGGCGCCAGTCCGAGCTCTAAGTATGTGAAGCTGAACATTGGTGGGGCGCTTTACTACACCACCATGCAGACGCTGACCAAGCAGGACACAATGCTGAAGGCCATGTTCAGCGGCCGGATGGAGGTTCTAACCGACAGCGAAG GCTGGATTTTGATAGATCGCTGTGGCAAGCATTTTGGAACAATATTAAGCTACCTGCGCGACGGAGCCGTGCCGCTTCCTGAGAGTCGGCGGGAGATTGAAGAGCTGTTGGCAGAGGCAAAGTATTACCTGGTGCAGGGCCTGGTGGATGAGTGCCAGGTGGCCCTACAG AACAAAGATGTCTACGAGCCCTTTTGCAAAGTGCCCATTATCACGTCCTCCAAAGAAGAGCAAAAACTTATTGCAACATCTAACAAG CCAGCAGTCAAGTTGCTGTACAACAGAAGTAACAACAAGTACTCCTACACCAG TAATTCTGATGACAACATGCTGAAGAACATTGAGCTCTTTGACAAGCTGTCCCTGCGGTTCAACGGGCGAGTCCTCTTCATCAAGGATGTCATTGGGGACGAGATCTGCTGCTGGTCTTTCTATGGGCAAGGGCGCAAGATTGCAGAAGTTTGCTGCACTTCTATCGTGTACGCCACAGAGAAGAAACAGACCAAG GTTGAGTTTCCAGAAGCCCGGATTTATGAGGAGACGTTGAACATCCTGCTTTATGAAGCCCAGGATGGGCGAGGCCCGGACAACGCGCTGCTGGAGGCCACAGGAGGGGCAGCTGGCCGCTCGCACCACCTGGAGGAGGACGAGGAACGAG